A genomic segment from Polyangium mundeleinium encodes:
- a CDS encoding ferritin-like domain-containing protein encodes MADVGATAAREAAAQIWRHRARAELEAAARFTRLAGELAACDAVAPVVTMAREAAEDERRHAERCGALVRELGGRPFELEAVPAPRGVTPGGLGPRERLLYEVVAMSCVTETLSAALLGELVARATEPLVRETMQSILRDEVDHARLGWAHLAAEHERGAVDVVGPSLPAMLAGTISEELFASWAEHPAQEALSGLGALDRAERRRIFGETMSLVVFPGLRRFGVDTGRGERWLSERLP; translated from the coding sequence GTGGCTGACGTCGGCGCCACGGCCGCGCGTGAAGCGGCGGCGCAGATCTGGCGGCACCGCGCGCGGGCCGAGCTCGAAGCGGCCGCGCGGTTCACGCGGCTCGCGGGCGAGCTCGCGGCGTGCGACGCCGTGGCGCCCGTGGTCACGATGGCCCGCGAGGCGGCCGAGGACGAGCGGCGCCACGCGGAGCGATGTGGGGCGCTCGTGCGCGAGCTCGGGGGGCGGCCCTTCGAGCTCGAGGCCGTGCCCGCTCCACGCGGGGTCACGCCCGGCGGGCTCGGGCCGCGTGAGCGGCTGCTTTATGAGGTCGTCGCGATGTCGTGCGTCACGGAGACGCTGAGCGCGGCGTTGCTCGGCGAGCTCGTCGCGCGCGCGACCGAACCGCTCGTGCGTGAAACCATGCAATCGATCCTGCGCGACGAGGTCGACCACGCGCGGCTCGGGTGGGCGCACCTCGCGGCCGAGCACGAGCGCGGCGCCGTGGATGTCGTGGGCCCCTCGCTCCCGGCGATGCTCGCGGGCACGATCTCCGAGGAGCTCTTCGCGTCCTGGGCAGAGCACCCGGCACAAGAGGCGCTCTCCGGCCTCGGCGCGCTGGATCGCGCCGAACGGAGGCGGATCTTTGGCGAGACCATGTCCCTCGTGGTGTTCCCGGGGCTGCGACGCTTCGGGGTCGACACGGGGCGAGGGGAAAGGTGGCTCTCGGAGAGGCTGCCGTAG